One genomic region from Onychostoma macrolepis isolate SWU-2019 chromosome 23, ASM1243209v1, whole genome shotgun sequence encodes:
- the LOC131532294 gene encoding torsin-1A-like yields the protein MHSGDLEIMISENINKNEKSCKSARQKLVLYVDDRAGFTPEGRFTMLKYAWIIHFCNESTPFVIALLLLSNITLSSCFLDVFVAAASVVHTYFERDDLLPFDSKRLEEDLRENFFGQHIASNVILRAVSSFMTDSKPNKPLVLSLHGTTGIGKSHVAKIITRNVYKEGENSNYVHTYTAMYHFPHRAESDLYSAQLKQWIHGNVSSFPRSMFIFDEMDKMHPQLIDAIKPFLDYNARVDGVSFREAIFLFLSNAGGNVIAEVALDFWRRGKIREELRMNSKELEFKISQNIFNDKNNEVAKDMPYYPEEEEIFAVKGCKSVRQKLAQCIDF from the exons ATGCACAGCGGGGATCTAGAGATTATGATCTCTGAAAACATCAACAAGAATGAGAAAA GCTGCAAGTCTGCCAGACAGAAGTTGGTGCTGTATGTTGATGACAGGGCTGGATTTACCCCTGAAGGCCGATTCACAAT GCTGAAATATGCCTGGATAATTCACTTCTGCAATGAAAGCACACCATTTGTAATAGCTTTATTgctgctgtctaatataacattATCTTCATGTTTTCTGGATGTGTTCGTGGCTGCTGCATCTGTGGTTCACACATATTTTGAAAGGGATGATTTGCTGCCTTTTGACTCTAAAC GTTTGGAAGAAGATTTAAGAGAAAACTTCTTTGGACAGCATATTGCATCGAATGTTATACTAAGAGCTGTGTCGTCATTTATGACTGACAGCAAACCAAACAAACCGCTGGTCCTGTCTTTGCATGGGACTACAGGAATTGGAAAGAGTCATGTTGCTAAAATCATCACAAGAAATGTGTACAAAGAAGGGGAAAACAGCAACTATGTTCACACATATACAGCTATGTATCATTTCCCACACAGAGCAGAGTCAGACTTGTACagt GCACAGCTAAAGCAGTGGATTCATGGAAATGTATCAAGTTTTCCCCGCTCCATGTTCATATTTGATGAAATGGACAAGATGCATCCACAGCTGATCGATGCCATAAAACCTTTTCTGGACTACAACGCCCGTGTAGATGGAGTGTCATTCCGCGAAGCAATCTTCCTTTTTCTCAG TAATGCAGGTGGGAATGTGATTGCTGAAGTGGCTCTGGATTTCTGGAGAAGAGGCAAAATTCGGGAAGAGCTACGGATGAACAGCAAGGAATTGGAGTTTAAAATCTCTCAAAACATCTTCAATGATAAGAACA ATGAAGTGGCCAAAGACATGCCTTACTACCCTGAAGAAGAGGAAATTTTTGCTGTTAAAGGCTGTAAGTCTGTCAGACAGAAGTTGGCCCAGTGTATTGATTTTTAG
- the LOC131531779 gene encoding transcription factor Adf-1-like produces the protein MEDKVIVAVCGLPELYDTSSYHYRNRNKKDLTWRKVSEEVGQSEEVCRKKWKSLRDTYLKERRKDTEKRSGSAAGSGKKWKYSAVLSFLDPFVSPRETSGNMERGDEENQAAGYDHPEDQGETEAAAGQSETEPTGPFDGSEPGSLLPEPAAASASPAGPSTSAATVPTAPPRRRAQKRPREQPSEVERQLLEVLRTRPEAPAPPPRSEDELFLLSLVPSLQKLPPQTKDFVKFQIHKLIYESSTVLLNLEQLEPQ, from the exons ATGGAGGACAAAGTGATCGTAGCTGTTTGTGGGCTCCCGGAGCTGTATGATACATCTTCGTATCATTacagaaacaggaataaaaaggatcttACTTGGAGGAAAGTGAGTGAGGAGGTCGGACAATCTG AGGAAGTGTGCAGAAAGAAGTGGAAGAGTCTGAGGGACACATATTTAAAGGAGAGGAGAAAGGACACGGAGAAGAGGAGTGGGTCAGCAGCAGGGTCAGGGAAAAAGTGGAAGTACTCTGCGGTCCTGTCTTTCCTCGACCCCTTCGTCTCCCCACGGGAGACAAGCGGGAATATGGAGAGGGGGGATGAGGAGAATCAGGCCGCAGGGTACGACCACCCCGAGGACCAGGGCgagacagaagcagcagcaggGCAGTCAGAGACAG AGCCGACTGGTCCTTTTGATGGTAGTGAGCCTGGGTCCCTTCTGCCAGAAcctgctgctgcttctgcttCCCCTGCCGGCCCTTCAACATCTGCTGCTACTGTGCCCACAG CGCCGCCAAGAAGAAGAGCTCAGAAAAGGCCTAGGGAGCAGCCATCGGAGGTGGAGCGGCAGCTCCTGGAAGTACTCCGGACCCGTCCTGAAGCTCCAGCACCGCCTCCACGCTCAGAGGATGAGCTCTTCCTCTTGAGTCTGGTCCCTTCCCTGCAGAAGTTGCCGCCTCAGACAAAAGATTTCGTAAAATTTCAAATTCACAAATTAATTTACGAAAGCAGCACAGTTCTGCTTAATTTGGAACAATTGGAGCCtcaataa
- the LOC131531778 gene encoding torsin-1A-like isoform X3 encodes MEYTCWFRSLEKDLRGSLFGQHIVSDVVLKAVTSFINDSNPNKPLVLSFHGTTGVGKNHVAKIIARNVYKKGDQSKHVHTYISEHHFRHRTKLDLYSAQLKQWIHGNVSRFPRSMFIFDEMDKMHPQLIDVIKPFLDYNANVDGVSFREAIFIFLSNAGGNVIAEVALDFWREGKDREELWMNSKELETKILQNIFNDKNSGFLHSSIIDHHLVDHYIPFLPLELKHVRQCVMSEMGHLNIKPNYDLADKVARDMPFFPEEEKIFAVKGCKSVRQKLVLYVD; translated from the exons ATGGAATACACTTGTTGGTTTcgca GTTTGGAGAAAGATTTAAGAGGCTCTCTCTTTGGGCAGCACATTGTGTCTGATGTTGTACTGAAAGCTGTAACATCATTTATAAATGACAGCAACCCAAACAAACCGCTGGTCCTCTCTTTCCATGGGACTACAGGAGTTGGGAAAAATCATGTTGCTAAAATTATTGCAAGAAATGTGTACAAAAAAGGGGACCAGAGCAAGCATGTTCACACATATATATCTGAGCATCATTTCCGACACAGAACAAAATTAGACTTATACAGC GCACAGCTAAAGCAGTGGATTCATGGAAATGTATCACGCTTTCCCCGCTCCATGTTCATATTTGATGAAATGGACAAGATGCATCCACAGCTGATCGATGTCATAAAACCTTTTCTGGACTACAATGCCAATGTAGATGGAGTGTCATTCCGCGAAGCAATCTTCATTTTTCTTAG TAATGCAGGTGGGAATGTGATTGCTGAAGTGGCTCTGGATTTCTGGAGAGAGGGCAAAGATCGGGAAGAGCTTTGGATGAACAGCAAGGAGCTGGAGACTAAGATCCTTCAAAACATCTTCAATGATAAGAACA GTGGATTTCTGCACTCTAGTATCATAGATCATCATCTGGTTGATCACTATATTCCTTTCCTACCTCTGGAGCTGAAGCATGTGCGCCAGTGTGTCATGTCTGAGATGGGACATCTGAACATCAAACCAAACTATGATCTGGCAGATAAAGTGGCCAGAGACATGCCCTTCTTCCCTGAAGAGGAGAAAATCTTTGCTGTTAAAGGCTGCAAGTCTGTCAGACAGAAGTTGGTGCTGTATGTTGATTAG
- the LOC131531778 gene encoding torsin-1A-like isoform X2, which translates to MEYTCWFRKTDNPQSGCEQHQIEHHVLSSRNYGVLDFFAAAASYVIHKFFQRDNLLPFDFKRLEKDLRGSLFGQHIVSDVVLKAVTSFINDSNPNKPLVLSFHGTTGVGKNHVAKIIARNVYKKGDQSKHVHTYISEHHFRHRTKLDLYSAQLKQWIHGNVSRFPRSMFIFDEMDKMHPQLIDVIKPFLDYNANVDGVSFREAIFIFLSNAGGNVIAEVALDFWREGKDREELWMNSKELETKILQNIFNDKNSGFLHSSIIDHHLVDHYIPFLPLELKHVRQCVMSEMGHLNIKPNYDLADKVARDMPFFPEEEKIFAVKGCKSVRQKLVLYVD; encoded by the exons ATGGAATACACTTGTTGGTTTcgca AAACGGATAATCCCCAGTCAGGATGTGAACAGCACCAAATTGAACATCACGTGTTGTCATCTCGGAATTACG GTGTTCTGGATTTTTTCGCGGCTGCTGCATCTTATGTGATTCACAAATTTTTTCAACGGGACAATTTGCTGCCTTTTGACTTTAAAC GTTTGGAGAAAGATTTAAGAGGCTCTCTCTTTGGGCAGCACATTGTGTCTGATGTTGTACTGAAAGCTGTAACATCATTTATAAATGACAGCAACCCAAACAAACCGCTGGTCCTCTCTTTCCATGGGACTACAGGAGTTGGGAAAAATCATGTTGCTAAAATTATTGCAAGAAATGTGTACAAAAAAGGGGACCAGAGCAAGCATGTTCACACATATATATCTGAGCATCATTTCCGACACAGAACAAAATTAGACTTATACAGC GCACAGCTAAAGCAGTGGATTCATGGAAATGTATCACGCTTTCCCCGCTCCATGTTCATATTTGATGAAATGGACAAGATGCATCCACAGCTGATCGATGTCATAAAACCTTTTCTGGACTACAATGCCAATGTAGATGGAGTGTCATTCCGCGAAGCAATCTTCATTTTTCTTAG TAATGCAGGTGGGAATGTGATTGCTGAAGTGGCTCTGGATTTCTGGAGAGAGGGCAAAGATCGGGAAGAGCTTTGGATGAACAGCAAGGAGCTGGAGACTAAGATCCTTCAAAACATCTTCAATGATAAGAACA GTGGATTTCTGCACTCTAGTATCATAGATCATCATCTGGTTGATCACTATATTCCTTTCCTACCTCTGGAGCTGAAGCATGTGCGCCAGTGTGTCATGTCTGAGATGGGACATCTGAACATCAAACCAAACTATGATCTGGCAGATAAAGTGGCCAGAGACATGCCCTTCTTCCCTGAAGAGGAGAAAATCTTTGCTGTTAAAGGCTGCAAGTCTGTCAGACAGAAGTTGGTGCTGTATGTTGATTAG
- the LOC131531778 gene encoding torsin-1A-like isoform X1: MLVPLRVPSKNETVTERPPRLFTFTMKAPHFLIVLLLVSNITLSSGVLDFFAAAASYVIHKFFQRDNLLPFDFKRLEKDLRGSLFGQHIVSDVVLKAVTSFINDSNPNKPLVLSFHGTTGVGKNHVAKIIARNVYKKGDQSKHVHTYISEHHFRHRTKLDLYSAQLKQWIHGNVSRFPRSMFIFDEMDKMHPQLIDVIKPFLDYNANVDGVSFREAIFIFLSNAGGNVIAEVALDFWREGKDREELWMNSKELETKILQNIFNDKNSGFLHSSIIDHHLVDHYIPFLPLELKHVRQCVMSEMGHLNIKPNYDLADKVARDMPFFPEEEKIFAVKGCKSVRQKLVLYVD; encoded by the exons ATGTTAGTTCCCCTTCGAGTTCCTTCCAAAAACGAAACCGTGACTGAAAGACCGCCTAGATTATTCACTTTCACAATGAAAGCGCCACATTTCTTAATAGTTTTATTGCTGGTGTCTAATATAACATTATCTTCAGGTGTTCTGGATTTTTTCGCGGCTGCTGCATCTTATGTGATTCACAAATTTTTTCAACGGGACAATTTGCTGCCTTTTGACTTTAAAC GTTTGGAGAAAGATTTAAGAGGCTCTCTCTTTGGGCAGCACATTGTGTCTGATGTTGTACTGAAAGCTGTAACATCATTTATAAATGACAGCAACCCAAACAAACCGCTGGTCCTCTCTTTCCATGGGACTACAGGAGTTGGGAAAAATCATGTTGCTAAAATTATTGCAAGAAATGTGTACAAAAAAGGGGACCAGAGCAAGCATGTTCACACATATATATCTGAGCATCATTTCCGACACAGAACAAAATTAGACTTATACAGC GCACAGCTAAAGCAGTGGATTCATGGAAATGTATCACGCTTTCCCCGCTCCATGTTCATATTTGATGAAATGGACAAGATGCATCCACAGCTGATCGATGTCATAAAACCTTTTCTGGACTACAATGCCAATGTAGATGGAGTGTCATTCCGCGAAGCAATCTTCATTTTTCTTAG TAATGCAGGTGGGAATGTGATTGCTGAAGTGGCTCTGGATTTCTGGAGAGAGGGCAAAGATCGGGAAGAGCTTTGGATGAACAGCAAGGAGCTGGAGACTAAGATCCTTCAAAACATCTTCAATGATAAGAACA GTGGATTTCTGCACTCTAGTATCATAGATCATCATCTGGTTGATCACTATATTCCTTTCCTACCTCTGGAGCTGAAGCATGTGCGCCAGTGTGTCATGTCTGAGATGGGACATCTGAACATCAAACCAAACTATGATCTGGCAGATAAAGTGGCCAGAGACATGCCCTTCTTCCCTGAAGAGGAGAAAATCTTTGCTGTTAAAGGCTGCAAGTCTGTCAGACAGAAGTTGGTGCTGTATGTTGATTAG